CTGTTTATGGTATCCAATATTTCCTTCTCTGGGATAGACTGTAAAAGAAAGGATTGAGAATTATTCTCTAAAACACGTTCTATTTTGTTTAAGGCATCGTTCATGAAATTAGCatctatttttttctcattaaaaagTTCCCTATAATAACATTGtactttaaataaaattttattcatCTCCACTTCTCCTTCTAGTTTTTCAATATGGACTCTTTTTTGattagatttttaaaaaaaatatcttgtacatttttcattattttcaatatgtttgattttagctttaaaaatgatctctttacctttttcatttaaaaatgtttttatttcttttttaatgttaACAATATCATCTTTTACATCTATCCCTATATTGTGCAATTTAAAAAGAGTTTGAAGACGTGTATTTAAAATATCTTAACAATGTCTTTTATCTTTAGCTTTTTGGATAccttgttttataaaaaaatctttagtttttttcttcatattttcccACCATACTTTTATATCTATATTTGGGTctctattatttttacatttattataaaaattggcGTATTCTGTTAAGATTATTTTATCTTCTAAAAGAGATATGTTCAATTTCCATGAACCAATACCCCTCTTAAAACCAGGAACAGGATTTAAAACAAATAGAAGACATTTATGATCAGAAAATATATTAGTTAAAAGCTCACATTTGGCAGGTAAAACATTTTGAGAAGAGAAGATAAAATCAATCCTCGAGCTACAATTCACATTACTCCATGTAATGCCTTCAGTATCAGGTAAatttggattacattttttaaaaacatctatAAGCCTAAAATCTaaagtaatattttttaaaatgttagaTGTCTTATCATAATTTCTACTAGTAGCTCGAGAATATCTTTTCTCACCTCTTAAAACACAATTAAAATCCCCAGCTAAAATCAAAGGATAAGAATCATTAATAAAAAGAGGTAAAATCTCTAACAtctcttctctttcttttttatcAGGTGAaccataaaagtttaaaaactgcCATGTAAAACCATTTATAAAAGCTTTAACTAATAAAATCCTTCCTGGTAAAATCTCTTGCTTAAAAATGATATTAATATTACCCTTAAAAAGTATAGCAACTCCTCCAGATTTAGATACGTTGGACCCTGACCACACTGAGGGGCCATGCTTCCAGTCTTCTTCATATTTCTTGTATGATGCTTGGTGAgggatgccacattcctgtaAGAAGAAAACTGATGCagacaaaaaggataaaaaattaaaaatagcagTTCTTCTTGCGTGTGTCTTAAGGCCCCTCACATTGAGGGAGAGTCCATGGAGCGCCATCATTAAAGGTTACAGAGAGACCACTTTCAATATCTTTGTGCACATTCTATCTCATCCTCATCAGCCAGACCCCCAAAACTATCATTTTCCCCTTCTGATCTCACTGTCACCAGAGATTCCGGTGAGCTGCTACCGTCTGACTCCTCCATTACCTCCTCCTGAAGATCCTCCGGTAGGGGACTAAGGAGAGGATTCCTCTTCGCCGGAACAGGGGTTGTCCCGTCTCCGTCACCTTGCCCAGTGTCCATCTCCTCCCCGGGATGACCTGTCGGAGCCACCCCGGGCAGCCGGTCGGGCACAACGACTTCCACCGTGTCGGGAACCATGGACGAGTTGCCTGTTTCACTTGGGGAGGGGGCTGGAACACCTGATGGCAtccctaccccccccctcttcttccaCAAACGCCTCTTCTCTTCCTGTTCCGGTCTTTCTTCTCTTAGCCCCAACATTttctggcttcctcaggggggcaCTCTGAGGCTTGCTGACAGCTTCATCCAGGTTACTACCCCTCTGCTGCGAGAGAGGAGCTCCTGTCTGCCATGCTTTCTTCTCCTTTCTTCTTACCTTCATGCTGGAGGGTTTCTCATATCCATCTTCATCAGAGGTAGCAGACTCACCATGTGGATCAGTTGGGTTTTCTTCTGGTTTGCTGTCTTCTCTGTTCATATGACGGGGGTCTGGCTGGCTTCTCTGTTGTTTCTCTTTGTTTCTGTGAGGACAAGAAGCATACAAATGGTCAACTCTGTAACATAAActgcatttcttttcttttgtgcatTCTCTGGAGGAGTGCTCAGTGCTGCCACAATTTGTACATGTACTCTCACATACGTTTTTATCATGTCCATATCTTCTACAAGCTCTGCAGAAATTGGGCATTCCTGGGAAAAACACGTCACCATTTACATTTCCTAACTTGAACCGAGCTGGAGGCATAACCTTTCGTCCTGGGAGTAATAGATCTTCTTTGAACTCAACCAGAAACTTCCACTTAGAGGACCATATTCCACACTCATTCATCACTTTCCctctatttataatttttttacaaaaattccttaaaaacacaacaatttcatCTTCTTTAACgtatggagagtacatttttataACTAAAAGCATAAGTTCATCGGGAAAGTGCTCAACAATTCTTATTCCACTCAAGCGGGAATCTCCGCTTACCTTCTTCATCTGTATAACAAAGTCCTtgtaaatacctccttccgtaaaAGTAACATCGTATACTCCTCTTTTCGGATAATCTTGGATGGATAATATCTCATGCTTCCTTAATCCAAAGACGCCCAGCAGAACTTGCTCCACGATGTACTTCAGGTCCCGGTTCTTTCTCTGGTCCTCCAAGTACGATATACGTACTGAGTTCTTGAGCTTGGCATAAGATGGTACCATGCCTGGATCTCCGTCACTGGCTGACGCCATGCTCACAATCAAGCGCACCAAAGAGACACTAGGTCCCTAAGGCAAAGGGGGATCGCAACTCTACACTGAGGTGGGCcccctccccaatagcagcaagggactTAAGCCCAATGAAGGGCGATGTCCCAGGGCCAAGGAGGGGGGTCTCAGAGCACCCACAAAAGCAGGAACCGGATCAGCCAAGGTATATCCCTAtaccttagccaaaaggccgagaagcgataaccgtgaaaggggcgggcccaacaaggtccccttcatgggcactatcactgcttgctgtcagggaggctgccagacaattttccatgcacactctgggctggggggcagtcaaccaccagtacacacagcagaacctaaacccataccattattgctaagcagcaagacaggggcccattgcactcccacggggcctttttaaatgcaatccataacccggatttgccaggaacccttcttactcctcctacttgcatgtgacactgggcttaggatctgcataggaaacacacacacaagcacacacctacctttgttgcctgcagatgcctccttggctgtccccaaacggtatcaaaccaacacccacgggaagctgtaagcatagaggacatgcctgcaccccattggacttacctgtgtgggttaaacccgggttatttgacaacctatggcggtgatggttctgctcaggcagagcagtgctgatgctcctcataaagctgtcgctgctgtgaaggttctaggtgacatcacaaatccctatggttacatacacaacaaagctgggttgttgttgtttacactctgcaaggcctgtggaagtgagtgacatcatagcactgtagttctgagggttctagatggatgcaacaatctcctgttgcttctatgaaggccataatagacgacatcaccaaacagctccatagtcacatacacagcaaaggagagatgttgtttacacctagtgatgtcagtggtattgagtgacatcacagcacagtgctaaggctcctgggcctggacacagcagcggctgcaatatctcaacggagaatacgtttatatatatgtgtgtgtgtgcgcgtatatatatatatatatatatatatatatatatatatatatatatatatttctccgccgaaatcacttttaaacccatttccacctttttttcccttctcttcctcttacttttttttcacgtttttttacgtttttctccttttcgcctcttttctgggcgtattattcttctttttcttcttttttttcgtctaatgcataccccatcagtgcagcaatgcttattcaataccgccagcagatggagacactgggggataattttctaaggatttatactgatttttcctgtctgaatttgtcgcacagaaagttgcaggccaaatatgtgtgacatttctgcgactttagcttctagagcatttttacaacattatacataggtgctgaatacataaaaagcgactgttcagcgacagacaagtcgcatcggctgaaagtaggccagaatgtcagtccatgttggagcaggtttagatacagtctaaagcatagatctcaaagtctgtgcacagaatttagcaagggcctcgcaccttctgatgcatcaggtaggtgcacaatagcatagcctaaccctctgtactttggtctatattgatgcgggacatagacagccagctgatgaccaatccattagtgcaatggatggctggaagcatttgtctttgcctttgcaataccacagaagcaatgcatggtcaatgtacagcaatgacacacctgtgtgaacagccaggagacccccccccatgttatgttacatagttacatagttagtacggtcgaaaaaagacatatgtccatcaagttcaaccagggaattaaggggtaggggtgtggcgcgatattggggaagggatgagattttatatttcttcataagcattaatcttattttgtcaattaggaacattcagcacccacccgctatcaaggcagctgcctatcatgtcatgccctacctgcacaggtgtgctggctactcaaatgatccaattaaggaggccatttagtcagcagcagcagaagtcctgtgcctggacgctccaacagcggccagacacaagcagaagcagaagcagcagaagcagcagcagcaccaccttttgttttttggctgcagcagcagcaaggcccacagggctggctagctggctagccagcaagcaggtagcaatgaaagtaggaatctttctttttaaccctgtaagggggtggtgcactgtacccgaagatactgccatatcgggtcaatgcatagggcgacggaagcaagcttcgaaatcggcccccgttctcaaaaatccatttaatatatggtccccagataggggacgtatcagatattaaactgataagaacagatactacacttgatcttagccaaaaggccgagaagcgataaccgtgaaaggggcgggcccaacaaggtccccttcatgggcactatcactgcttgctgtcagggaggctgccagacaattttccatgcacactctgggctggggggcagtcaaccaccagtacacacagcagaacctaaacccataccattattgctaagcagcaagacaggggcccattgcactcccacggggcctttttaaatgcaatccataacccggatttgccaggaacccttcttactcctcctacttgcatgtgacactgggcttaggatctgcataggaaacacacacacaagcacacacctacctttgttgcctgcagatgcctccttggctgtccccaaacggtatcaaaccaacacccacgggaagctgtaagcatagaggacat
This genomic stretch from Hyla sarda isolate aHylSar1 unplaced genomic scaffold, aHylSar1.hap1 scaffold_307, whole genome shotgun sequence harbors:
- the LOC130328350 gene encoding uncharacterized protein LOC130328350 gives rise to the protein MASASDGDPGMVPSYAKLKNSVRISYLEDQRKNRDLKYIVEQVLLGVFGLRKHEILSIQDYPKRGVYDVTFTEGGIYKDFVIQMKKKQRETTEKPARPPSYEQRRQQTRRKPN